TCCTCGATTTTCTCAAGCAGATCGTCCAGTCGAGCCACGCCAGCGATGCCCATGAGGAACTTCGTGTGGCCGCGGTGAACGCCTTGGGCGAAATCGCGGACCCGCGCGCCCGTTCGCTCCTGGAAGAGATCGCGTCGAAAACGTTCGTCAATCGCGCCGTGCGGGAAACCGCCAAACAACTTCTGAACCGGCCGGCTCCCACGCGACCGACCGACGAGGAACCTCCCAATGTCTGAAGTCGGCGCATCGGGCCAACATACGCGGAACCGCGAGCTGATTATCGCGCTCAACCAACTGGGCCGCGGATGGCTTCATGCGCTATTCGCCGCGCTCCGGACGATTCAATTCCACGACGCACAAAATCAGATTTTCAATGACCCGATCGAATCCCTCGTCCGGAAGGGTGAAGAAATTCTTGCTCTCGAAGGGCACGCCGACTTTCGGACGGTAGAAGACCAGTTCTTTTTGAACGGCCTCTGGATCAAGCCCGCTCTCTCGGAAAAGGAAAATCTTTTCCTCTTGGCCAACCACTTCAAAGATGCCGGGCTTGGAGGAATTACCGTCCGGGCCGCCACCACCGATCACGATTGGCGCTCGTTTTTGAGCGCCTACCGATCCGTTCACGGCCCCGTGGAAGAACGGGCTCGCCTTATCAACCAAGCGCTCACGGAAGCCCGGATCGAGCAGGTTGAGGTACGGAAAATCGTAACTCTTAAGCATGAGGTTTCGGAAGAGCTTCCTCTCCCCAAGCTTTCGTATTCCGCGGTAACCACTTACGCCAAATTGCTGTTCGTCTTGCGGGAGTTCGCTTTCTCCGCTCCCGGAGAGGATCAGATTTCGACGCTGCGGAAGACACAGCGTCTGGTCTGCGACATCGTGGACCTTTCTGAAAAGATTCCCCGACTTTTCGCATTGTTGCCGCTTCTCAAAAGTTTCGATTCATATTTCTACCACCACTGCGTCAACGTCATGGTGTATTCCCTGGCTTTGGGTCGGGAAATCGGAATCGGACGGAAAGAGTTGGTCGAGCTCGGCATGGCCGCGCTCCTTCACGATGTCGGCAAGCTTCAAATCCCTGAGGAAATCCTCTCCAAACCGTCGGCTCTCACGGAGGAGGAGTGGCGCC
The genomic region above belongs to Bdellovibrionota bacterium and contains:
- a CDS encoding HD domain-containing phosphohydrolase, with the translated sequence MSEVGASGQHTRNRELIIALNQLGRGWLHALFAALRTIQFHDAQNQIFNDPIESLVRKGEEILALEGHADFRTVEDQFFLNGLWIKPALSEKENLFLLANHFKDAGLGGITVRAATTDHDWRSFLSAYRSVHGPVEERARLINQALTEARIEQVEVRKIVTLKHEVSEELPLPKLSYSAVTTYAKLLFVLREFAFSAPGEDQISTLRKTQRLVCDIVDLSEKIPRLFALLPLLKSFDSYFYHHCVNVMVYSLALGREIGIGRKELVELGMAALLHDVGKLQIPEEILSKPSALTEEEWRRIRNHPIDSAAVFLTLGYMNESVAERVLVSYQHHWVARGADVYPKPRRAILPSLMAELVGVSVMYDALSTDEIYRGSFTPFEAIRILAAESAQGRYRKDVVHAFLRVMGPLPVGSSVRLDDSREGIVACSGALSPTPPFPVIFVPNEQGGGEWIDAGVPLETTQRRVSLLPGRSDRNWYRQTMRHLFLNAEAALCS